A part of Aegilops tauschii subsp. strangulata cultivar AL8/78 chromosome 2, Aet v6.0, whole genome shotgun sequence genomic DNA contains:
- the LOC109737170 gene encoding probable indole-3-pyruvate monooxygenase YUCCA10 has translation MADKFPITAIDQECVSCLFCISTCFHTNNGSIFRWKYSYAPGLDLNKYLPFSPLNPKNRLAHERYQHIYAPIREPVIQSSSSKHTNTAAYHRTYPTTSSTLPLEMESVPVLIVGAGPAGLATAACLGQFSIPYAIVERESCSASLWRNRAYDRLKLHLAKEFCELPHMSYPVDAPTYIPKTLFVKYLDDYVERFNIQPKYLTSVESSTYDNDEKCWSIVATDMSKCTTVKFTAKFLVVASGENSAENIPMIPGLENFPGDVIHSSSYKSGKSYSGKNVLVVGSGNSGMEIAYDLATHGANTSIVIRSPIHVMTKELIRLGMALAHHLPLNLVDKLLVMAAYLIFGDLSRHGITRPKMGPMTLKSETGRSAVIDVGTVGLIKKGIIKVQGGISKIKGNIVKFQCSKRISFDAIVFATGYKSTTNIWLKNGESMLNGNGLPIQKYPNHWKGENGLYCAGLARRGLAGIAADAKNIANDIKSVIDSMSS, from the exons ATGGCCGATAAGTTTCCAATAACAGCAATCGATCAAGAGTGTGTTTCCTGCCTATTTTGTATCAGTACATGTTTCCACACCAACAACGGTTCCATTTTTAGATGGAAATACTCGTATGCACCAGGATTAGACCTCAATAAATATTTACCCTTTTCACCCCTCAATCCAAAAAACAGATTGGCCCATGAAAGATACCAACATATATATGCCCCCATACGCGAGCCTGTCATCCAAAGTTCATCGAGCAAACACACAAACACTGCAGCCTACCACCGGACTTATCCCACAACTTCATCAACTCTTCCCCTTGAAATGGAGAGTGTTCCAGTGTTGATTGTTGGTGCTGGGCCAGCAGGCCTTGCAACGGCAGCATGCCTTGGTCAATTCTCGATTCCTTATGCCATCGTCGAGCGCGAGAGCTGTAGCGCGTCACTCTGGCGCAACCGTGCATATGATCGCCTCAAGCTGCATCTCGCAAAGGAGTTCTGTGAGTTGCCACACATGTCATACCCTGTAGATGCACCAACATACATACCAAAAACCTTGTTTGTGAAGTACTTGGATGACTATGTTGAGCGTTTCAACATTCAACCAAAGTATCTCACCAGCGTGGAGTCATCCacatatgacaatgatgaaaaaTGTTGGTCCATTGTGGCAACGGACATGTCAAAGTGCACCACAGTCAAGTTCACGGCAAAGTTTCTTGTTGTGGCAAGTGGTGAGAATAGTGCAGAGAATATTCCAATGATCCCTGGACTAGAAAACTTTCCAGGTGATGTCATCCACTCCTCAAGCTACAAGTCAGGCAAGAGCTACTCTGGCAAGAATGTATTGGTCGTTGGATCTGGCAACTCCGGGATGGAAATTGCTTATGACCTTGCGACCCATGGTGCCAATACATCGATTGTTATACGAAGCCCG ATTCATGTAATGACAAAGGAATTAATTCGTTTGGGGATGGCACTTGCTCACCATCTTCCATTGAATCTAGTGGATAAACTCCTTGTGATGGCAGCGTATTTAATATTTGGAGACCTGTCACGACATGGCATCACAAGACCAAAAATGGGTCCAATGACCCTCAAATCAGAAACAGGCCGATCTGCAGTGATTGATGTTGGGACTGTTGGATTGATCAAAAAAGGCATCATCAAA GTTCAGGGGGGCATTAGTAAGATCAAGGGCAACATAGTTAAATTTCAATGCAGTAAAAGAATCTCATTTGATGCGATTGTGTTTGCAACTGGATACAAAAGCACGACAAATATATGGCTCAAG AATGGCGAGAGCATGTTAAATGGCAACGGACTGCCCATCCAAAAATATCCGAATCATTGGAAAGGTGAAAATGGGCTCTACTGTGCTGGGTTAGCGAGGAGAGGATTAGCCGGTATTGCAGCAGATGCCAAGAATATCGCTAATGACATCAAATCTGTGATAGACTCTATGTCAAGTTAA
- the LOC141041397 gene encoding probable indole-3-pyruvate monooxygenase YUCCA11, with protein sequence MTLKSETGRSAVIDVGTVGLIKKGIIKVQGGISKIKGNIVKFQCSKRISFDAIVFATGYKSTANIWLKNGESMLNGNGLPIQKYPNHWKGENGLYCAGLARRGLAGIAADAKNIANDIKSVIDSMSS encoded by the exons ATGACCCTCAAATCAGAAACAGGCCGATCTGCAGTGATTGATGTTGGGACTGTTGGATTGATCAAAAAAGGCATCATCAAA GTTCAGGGGGGCATTAGTAAGATCAAGGGCAACATAGTTAAATTTCAATGCAGTAAAAGAATCTCATTTGATGCGATTGTGTTTGCAACTGGATACAAAAGCACGGCAAATATATGGCTCAAG AATGGTGAGAGCATGTTAAATGGCAACGGACTGCCCATCCAAAAATATCCGAATCATTGGAAAGGTGAAAATGGGCTCTACTGTGCTGGGTTAGCGAGGAGAGGATTAGCCGGTATTGCAGCAGATGCCAAGAATATCGCTAATGACATCAAATCTGTGATAGACTCTATGTCAAGTTAA
- the LOC141041855 gene encoding probable indole-3-pyruvate monooxygenase YUCCA10, whose translation MADKFPITAIDQECVSCLFCISTCFHTNNGSIFRWKYSYAPGLDLNKYLPFSPLNPKNRLAHERYQHIYAPIREPVIQSSSSKHTNTAAYHRTYPTTSSTLPLEMESVPVLIVGAGPAGLATAACLGQFSIPYAIVERESCSASLWRNRAYDRLKLHLAKEFCELPHMSYPVDAPTYIPKTLFVKYLDDYVECFNIQPKYLTSVESSTYDNDEKCWSIVATDMSKCTTVKFTAKFLVVASGENSAENIPMIPGLENFPGDVIHSSSYKSGKSYSGKNVLVVGSGNSGMEIAYDLATHGANTSIVIRSPVCTRTIYFHWVHERKFLV comes from the coding sequence ATGGCCGATAAGTTTCCAATAACAGCAATCGATCAAGAGTGTGTTTCCTGCCTATTTTGTATCAGTACATGTTTCCACACCAACAACGGTTCCATTTTTAGATGGAAATACTCGTATGCACCAGGATTAGACCTCAATAAATATTTACCCTTTTCACCCCTCAATCCAAAAAACAGATTGGCCCATGAAAGATACCAACATATATATGCCCCCATACGCGAGCCTGTCATCCAAAGTTCATCGAGCAAACACACAAACACTGCAGCCTACCACCGGACTTATCCCACAACTTCATCAACTCTTCCCCTTGAAATGGAGAGTGTTCCAGTGTTGATTGTTGGTGCTGGGCCAGCAGGCCTTGCAACGGCAGCATGCCTTGGTCAATTCTCGATTCCTTATGCCATCGTCGAGCGCGAGAGCTGTAGCGCGTCACTCTGGCGCAACCGTGCATATGATCGCCTCAAGCTGCATCTCGCAAAGGAGTTCTGTGAGTTGCCACACATGTCATACCCTGTAGATGCACCAACATACATACCAAAAACCTTGTTTGTGAAGTACTTGGATGACTATGTTGAGTGTTTCAACATTCAACCAAAGTATCTCACCAGCGTGGAGTCATCCacatatgacaatgatgaaaaaTGTTGGTCCATTGTGGCAACGGACATGTCAAAGTGCACCACAGTCAAGTTCACGGCAAAGTTTCTTGTTGTGGCAAGTGGTGAGAATAGTGCAGAGAATATTCCAATGATCCCTGGACTAGAAAACTTTCCAGGTGATGTCATCCACTCCTCAAGCTACAAGTCAGGCAAGAGCTACTCTGGCAAGAATGTATTGGTCGTTGGATCTGGCAACTCCGGGATGGAAATTGCTTATGACCTTGCGACCCATGGTGCCAATACATCGATTGTTATACGAAGCCCGGTATGTACACGCACTATATATTTTCATTGGGTACATGAACGCAAATTCTTAGTATAG